In the Thermomicrobiales bacterium genome, GCGCGGACCCTGTGAGGATATGACCACGCGTGTCGACCAGCCAGACCTGCCCGCCGGCCTGCCAGGCAAGCACTGGTTGGCGCTCGACGACGGTGATCGTCACCTTATCCGGGAAGCTGGTGCGAACGGTAACCCGCTCGACGTAGGGCAGCCGGGCGACCCTCCCAGCGGCCTGGCTGGCGTCGATGCTGAAGATCGGCTCACCAATCGCATCGGCGACGGTCGCCACTTCGGCCGGATCCCCGAGGCTCGTGCCACGCACCACAACCGACGCGACCAGGAAATCGCCGGAGAACAGAAAGCCGTAGAGCAAGATGCCGCATGCAACAACGATGACACCGGCTGGAATACGACCCGAGCGCGCGACGCCGCCGCCATGCCGGCGCCGGCCACTCGCGATGCTCGACGCGGGCAGTGCTCCAGCGGACGAGCGTGGCTCAGCCACCGCCTCGTAGCTCCTCGTGGCGCTCGATCGCCAGCCCGATCAGCCGCTCCACCAGATCCGGCAGCGGGATCCCGCTTGCTTCCCAGAGCTTGGGGTACATGCTGATCGCGGTGAAGCCCGGGATCGTGTTGATCTCATTGAGCAGCACCCGATTCGTCTGCCGCTCGAGGAAGAAATCCACGCGGGCCATCCCTGCACAGTCGAGCGTGCGGAACGCGCGTATTGCCAGTCCGCGGACCTCTTCGGCCACCTCATCAGGGATCATCGCCGGGATGATCAACTGCGAGGAGTCGTCGACATACTTGTCCTCGTAGTCATAGAACTCGTGGCCGGGGACAACCTCACCGACGGTCGACGCGGTCGGCTCATCGTTGCCAAGAACGGACACTTCCAGCTCGCGGGCGTCAACCCCCTTCTCGATCACGATCTTGCGGTCATGCCGGCCGGCCTCGGCCATCGCCGCCGGCAGCTCGCTGGCGCTGTGCGCCTTGGTGACGCCGACACTCGACCCCAGGTTGGCAGGCTTGACGAAGCATGGGTAGCCCAGCTCACGTTCGACGTCGGCAACGACAGACTCCGGGAACCGATCCCACTCTTTGCGGAGCACCGCCAACCACGGAGTCTGCGGAATGCCGGCATGCGCGAGCACCTGCTTGGAGATCGCCTTGTCCATCGCAACGGCCGAAGCCATCACGCCGGCCCCGACATAGGGCAGGCCGGCCAGCTCGAACAGACCCTGGACGGCGCCATCCTCACCCATCGGGCCATGCAACACCGGGAAGATCACGTCGAAGCTGCCTGCCCAGTTTTCAGCCGGGATCACCGCCACCTCGGCCGAACCGCGAGCCCGCAGCGAAAGCTCCTCGACCTCATCCAGCACCGAGCCGCGCGAACGACCGTCGTCCGTCAGCGCGAATAGTGGCGACTGGGCCTGAAGCTCACCCATCGGGTCGCCGCTGGTCAGCCACGCCCCCTGGCGGGTGACGCCGATCGGCACCACCTGGTGGCCGGCCGCCTCAAGCGCACTCATCACTGTCTGCGCCGAGCGCAACGAGACGTCGTGCTCGCCAGACCGGCCGCCGAAGACAACCCCGACTCTGACGCGACGGCGGCCGGTCATGACCAGTCTCCTGTTCGTTCGACTTCCGGATCAAGCCGGATGCCGGTCTGGCGCTCGACCTCGTCCTGGACGAGGCGGATCAGCTCGATGATATCGGCCGCGGTGCCCTTCTCATCGTTGACGATGAAATTGGCATGCATGGTCGATACCGTCGCGCCGCCCACTCGCGCGCCCTTCAGGCCGGCTTGCTCGATCAGCCTTCCGGAATAGTCTCCGTCCGGGTTCTTGAAGATCGACCCGGCGCACGCGCCGGTTGGCTGCGTGCGATGACGATACTCAGCGTACTCGTCCGCCTCTGCCAGTAGCTCGACCGCCGAACGCTTGGCAAACCGGAACGTCGCGTCCACGACAACGATCGTCTCTCTGTGCGCGGGATACTTCAGCCGGGTGCCACGATAGCGTGGCTGAAGCCAGTCGCGATCGTGCTCGACCAGCACACCGTCCTCGCCAACGACCCGGACCGACACGAGGAAGTCCGAGATCTCGCCGCCGTGCGCCCCGGCGTTGTTGACAACCGCGCCGCCGACATTCCCCGGCAGCCCGACCAGCCAGGCGAGTCCTGCCCAGCCGCGCTCTGCGGCAGTCCGGCCAAACCAGCTCGACGGCGCCGACGCTGGCACGCGGACGAGAACGCTCTTGTCGTCCTCCTCCAGCACCTCAAGACCGGCCTCGGCATCCTTGCCGGGCCGGCGGACCAGCACAACCAACCCACGGATGCCACGATCGCTGACCAGCTGGTTCGATCCGCCACCGAAGATAGTGACCGGTAGACCGTGCTCTCCCGCCCAGCGTAACGCGAGGCCGATCTCGTCTGCCGTTCCTGCCCGGACGAGATAATCAGCCGGCCCTCCGACCCGAAATGTGTTGTAGAGGTCGGTCCGTGCCTGTGGCTGGATCTTGATCGTCGCGTCCTGCTCGGACACCTCGATCGGGGGCACGCTCGCCGCGCGCGTTCGTCCGCTCATGATTATGGTCCTGCCTTCCGCCACCACCGCCGGCCTGCCCGCCAGTAGTGACTCAGTCTTCCGGCGTATCGTCGCCAGCAAGCGCCTCGGCCGCCTGATAGATGTCGCCCGCTCCCATCACCAGGACGACATCGCCTGGCTGCAGCAGCGCGCGCGTGCTGTGCGCGGCGTCACTCGCCTGGTCCACAACGGACGGCTGACGCTGCATCCGGACGGCGATATCCGCCGATGCGACGCCGAGCGAATCCACCTCCCGCGCCGGGTAGATCTCGGCCAGCACGACTATGTCCGCCGCATCGAGCGCGGACGCGAACTCGACGAGCAGCGCGCGGGTGCGAGAGTACGTGTGCGGCTGGAAGATGGCGACAATTCGCCGCCCCGGATAGCGCTCCCGCGCCGCGGCGATCGTCGCTGCCACCTCGGTGGGGTGATGCGCGTAATCGCTGACGACCGTAAGATCGTCGTCGCGCAGGATCTCGAACCGGCGACTGACACCGCCAAACGAATCGAGTCCGGCAACCAGCCGGGTAGCATCAACCCCAAGCCCGTCGGCCGCCGCCAACACCGCCAACGCATTCAGAAGATTGTGCCTGCCTGGCACCGCGAGCCGCAACTCGAACACCTGCCCGGCCGGCCCGGAGACAGTCGCGCCCGACTCGCTGCGGTTCACCCGCCAATCGCCATCATGCTCGCCGAACGTGATGATCTTCCGGTCGTATCCGCCTCGCTCAAGCCGATCGTAGAGGGCGTGACTGCCCGCGTCCTCGGCCGGCAACACCAGCGTCCCGCCGTGTTGGATACCGGCAGCGAAGCGTTCGAAAGCATGCAGCACGGCGTCGAGATCGGGGAAGATATCCGGGTGATCGTGCTCGATATTGGTGACGATCGCAACACGGGGTCGAAGCCAGAGGAACGAATAGTCGTACTCATCGGCTTCGACGACGAAGTGCGGGCCGGCGCCCGATCGTGCGTTCGTGCCGAGCTCTCGAACGGTCGCTCCGACGGCGAATGACGGATCCAGGCCGGCCCGCTCAAGCGCCAGCGCGGCCATCCCCGATGTAGTGGACTTGCCATGTGAACCAGACACGGCCAGGCACACCGCCGGGTTGGCGAGCAGACCAAGCACCGCGGCGCGCTTGACGACGCGGATACCCCGTCGTGTCGCCTCGATGAGCTCCGGATTTTCCGGCCGCAGCGCCGCGGTCATCACAACCAGCTCGGCGTCACCGACGTTAGCCGCGTCGTGGCCGACGGCAACGGGGATGCCTTCCGAACGCAGATCGCGGACGGTTGGCGAGTCATTCAGATCAGAGCCAGTCAAGGTATAGCCACGCCTGGCCAGCATCCGGGCCAGCCCGCTGACGCCAACTCCGCCGATCCCGATCATGTGCAACCGGGCCGGCGGGTCAGGGAGGCGCAGATCGCCGAGATCGAATCCGCTCACGACCACGGCTCCGACCACTCGGATCGCGGGCCAGGCGACAGCGATTCGGCCGGGCGCCGCTCCGACGGTTGGCGACGCGGTGTCCGGCGATGGCTCGGGCGGGATGGATGGGGTCGATAGGCTGGCTGTGTCACGATGGCTGGTTCGGGACGCGTGTCGGGTTGCGCGACGCTGACTGGACGAAGCTCTGCCTCGGAAAGCGTCTGGCGCGAGATGTTGAGCAGCACGCCAACGGCGGTCATCGCAACGACGAGTGACGAGCCGCCGGCCGAAATGAACGGCAGTGGGATCCCGGTGAACGGAATCGCCAGCGTGACGCCGCCGATGTTGTATGCCGCCTGGAACGCAATCCAGGTTGTAATACCGACCGCAATCAGCGTTCCGAACGTGTCCGGCGCACGCATGGCGATCCGGTAGCCGTGGTAGGCGAGGATGATGAACAGGCCAACGACGACGACCGCGCCGACCAACCCCAGCTCCTCGCCGATGACAGCGAAGATCGCGTCGTTGTGCGCCGCCGGTAGCCAGGAGAACTTCTGCCGGCTGGCGCCCAACCCAACGCCGAAAAGCCCGCCGGACCCGAGCGCCAGTCGCGCCTGAAACAGTTGCCAACCCAGATTCTGCAAATCGGAGTCGGGGTTGAGAAACAACAACAGCCGGTCGCGTCGGTACGAGGCGCTGAGCGCCATTGCCAGGAAGCCAGCGGCCCCGGCGATCAGCAGCGCCGCGAACTGGATGGGCGCGGCCCCGGCGACGAAAAACATCGCCACGCCGATTGTCGCCACCAGCGACGCCGTGCCCAGATCCGGTTCGAGCATCAGCAGCCCGATCAACAACCCCAGGACGACGCAGAATTGCGCCAGACCCGACGAGACCGAGCGGACTTTGCCTCCCTTGCCGGCAAACCAGGCTGCCATATACAGAATCATCGCCAGCTTGGCCATCTCGCTCGGCTGGATCGAGATCGGCCCGACGAATATCCATGCCTTCGCCCCGTACACCTCAGCGCCGACGCCAGGGACGAAGACGAGAGCGGCCAGGACGAACAGAATTGCGACCATCCCGACGAGCGACCAGCGCGCGTAGCGGTGATAGTCCACCTGCATCGCGACCAGCAATCCTGCCGTGCCGATCAGAACGTAGATGATCTGGCGGGCGAGGACGCTGTACTGACCGACACCGCCGGTGCTGGCAGTGTCGGGGAATGTCGCGGAAAAGATCATCACGGTGCCGAACATGACTAGCGTTGCCAGCACCGCGAAGAGCCACCAGTCAGGGTCGTGATACCGTGGCCGCGCCGCGGCCGCCGAAGCAGGACGTCGCCTCATCATTGAGCGTCCCGTTCCAGCCGCTGCACCGCGGCGCGAAACTCCTCGCCCCGGTGGAACTCATCGCGAAAGAGGCCGAAGCTGGCGCAACCAGGCGACAGCAGGACGATATCGCCGGGCTCGGCCAGCGACGCCGCTCGGTCGACCGCCTCCTGCATTGAGCTTGCAGGCGCGCCGGCAGGATGCACCGCGCGCTCGGCCAGCAGTCGCTCCAGCGTCGGTGTCACCGTCCCGGCGAGCAGCACAATGTGACGCGCCGAGCGGGCCAGCTCGTCGGCAACGTCCTCCATCGGCAGCTTCTTATCAAACCCGCCGGAGATCACGACGATCCCACGGCCGGCGAAGGCGCGCAGGGCGGCGATAGCAGCCGCCGGAGCGGTGGCGGCAGTGTCGTTGACAAACTCGACCCCGCCGACCGTCGTCACCGGCTCCAGCCGGTGTGGCACGCCGGCGAATGCGGCGATCGCCTGCCGGATCTCCCTGGCCGACACGCCGACCGCCAGCGCCGCGGCGGCGGCCGCCATCGCATTCAGCCACAGATGCTGACCAGGGACGCGCAGCGCAGAAACGGGGCCGAGATCAACTGGCTCGTGCTCCCAGGCTGCCCAGAAGTGACCATCCTCCACCCAGACATCGGGCTTCAGTCCGTGACCGTACCCCGAGCCAAACAGCACCCATTGGCCAGGCGCGTCCGCCGTCAATGCCTTGACGCGAGGATCACCGGGATCAAAGACAACATAGTCGACTCGCGGCGTCTGCCAGCGGAATATCGCCGATTTCGACTTCGCATAGTCGTCGAAGCTGGAGTAGCGATCGAGATGGTCTGGCGACAGGTTGGTCAGAACAGCGACGTGCGGCGAAAGTCGGTGCTCGTCGAGACCCTCAAGCTGAAACGAGGACAGCTCGATTGCGACCGGCACGCCGGTTTCCAGATGGGGAAGCTGCTGGAGCGCGGAGACACCCATATTGCCGGCCAGCACTGATCCGGGCCAATGCTGACGGAGCATCGCGTGGAGGAGCGTCGTTGTCGTCGTCTTCCCCTTGGTGCCGGTGACACCAACAATCGGCGCGGGACAGGCGCGGAAGAAAAGGGTCATCTCCATCTCGACCGGCTTGCCCAGCGAACGGGCCAGCGCCAGCCACGGAGATTCGGCCGGCACAGCCGGATTGCGGACGACGACATCGGCCCAGGCGATGTCCTCTTCCCGGT is a window encoding:
- a CDS encoding FtsQ-type POTRA domain-containing protein; the protein is MAEPRSSAGALPASSIASGRRRHGGGVARSGRIPAGVIVVACGILLYGFLFSGDFLVASVVVRGTSLGDPAEVATVADAIGEPIFSIDASQAAGRVARLPYVERVTVRTSFPDKVTITVVERQPVLAWQAGGQVWLVDTRGHILTGSAPVPDGVPTIVSEMDAPAVGGTLDPAIVAAGVAATQMLGTVSTEVRWTRDDGLVATLRDGRHVILGSPDRMPMKLAVYQTVVGSGAAWQLLDLREPDRPYYK
- a CDS encoding D-alanine--D-alanine ligase family protein, with product MTGRRRVRVGVVFGGRSGEHDVSLRSAQTVMSALEAAGHQVVPIGVTRQGAWLTSGDPMGELQAQSPLFALTDDGRSRGSVLDEVEELSLRARGSAEVAVIPAENWAGSFDVIFPVLHGPMGEDGAVQGLFELAGLPYVGAGVMASAVAMDKAISKQVLAHAGIPQTPWLAVLRKEWDRFPESVVADVERELGYPCFVKPANLGSSVGVTKAHSASELPAAMAEAGRHDRKIVIEKGVDARELEVSVLGNDEPTASTVGEVVPGHEFYDYEDKYVDDSSQLIIPAMIPDEVAEEVRGLAIRAFRTLDCAGMARVDFFLERQTNRVLLNEINTIPGFTAISMYPKLWEASGIPLPDLVERLIGLAIERHEELRGGG
- the murB gene encoding UDP-N-acetylmuramate dehydrogenase, which encodes MSGRTRAASVPPIEVSEQDATIKIQPQARTDLYNTFRVGGPADYLVRAGTADEIGLALRWAGEHGLPVTIFGGGSNQLVSDRGIRGLVVLVRRPGKDAEAGLEVLEEDDKSVLVRVPASAPSSWFGRTAAERGWAGLAWLVGLPGNVGGAVVNNAGAHGGEISDFLVSVRVVGEDGVLVEHDRDWLQPRYRGTRLKYPAHRETIVVVDATFRFAKRSAVELLAEADEYAEYRHRTQPTGACAGSIFKNPDGDYSGRLIEQAGLKGARVGGATVSTMHANFIVNDEKGTAADIIELIRLVQDEVERQTGIRLDPEVERTGDWS
- the murC gene encoding UDP-N-acetylmuramate--L-alanine ligase gives rise to the protein MSGFDLGDLRLPDPPARLHMIGIGGVGVSGLARMLARRGYTLTGSDLNDSPTVRDLRSEGIPVAVGHDAANVGDAELVVMTAALRPENPELIEATRRGIRVVKRAAVLGLLANPAVCLAVSGSHGKSTTSGMAALALERAGLDPSFAVGATVRELGTNARSGAGPHFVVEADEYDYSFLWLRPRVAIVTNIEHDHPDIFPDLDAVLHAFERFAAGIQHGGTLVLPAEDAGSHALYDRLERGGYDRKIITFGEHDGDWRVNRSESGATVSGPAGQVFELRLAVPGRHNLLNALAVLAAADGLGVDATRLVAGLDSFGGVSRRFEILRDDDLTVVSDYAHHPTEVAATIAAARERYPGRRIVAIFQPHTYSRTRALLVEFASALDAADIVVLAEIYPAREVDSLGVASADIAVRMQRQPSVVDQASDAAHSTRALLQPGDVVLVMGAGDIYQAAEALAGDDTPED
- the ftsW gene encoding putative lipid II flippase FtsW, which translates into the protein MRRRPASAAAARPRYHDPDWWLFAVLATLVMFGTVMIFSATFPDTASTGGVGQYSVLARQIIYVLIGTAGLLVAMQVDYHRYARWSLVGMVAILFVLAALVFVPGVGAEVYGAKAWIFVGPISIQPSEMAKLAMILYMAAWFAGKGGKVRSVSSGLAQFCVVLGLLIGLLMLEPDLGTASLVATIGVAMFFVAGAAPIQFAALLIAGAAGFLAMALSASYRRDRLLLFLNPDSDLQNLGWQLFQARLALGSGGLFGVGLGASRQKFSWLPAAHNDAIFAVIGEELGLVGAVVVVGLFIILAYHGYRIAMRAPDTFGTLIAVGITTWIAFQAAYNIGGVTLAIPFTGIPLPFISAGGSSLVVAMTAVGVLLNISRQTLSEAELRPVSVAQPDTRPEPAIVTQPAYRPHPSRPSHRRTPRRQPSERRPAESLSPGPRSEWSEPWS
- the murD gene encoding UDP-N-acetylmuramoyl-L-alanine--D-glutamate ligase, with amino-acid sequence MRQKPLALAGRRVLLIGLGGRQGGVGVARYLVEQGAEVRVTDLRNAEQLAPSLADLAGLPIGWTLGAHREEDIAWADVVVRNPAVPAESPWLALARSLGKPVEMEMTLFFRACPAPIVGVTGTKGKTTTTTLLHAMLRQHWPGSVLAGNMGVSALQQLPHLETGVPVAIELSSFQLEGLDEHRLSPHVAVLTNLSPDHLDRYSSFDDYAKSKSAIFRWQTPRVDYVVFDPGDPRVKALTADAPGQWVLFGSGYGHGLKPDVWVEDGHFWAAWEHEPVDLGPVSALRVPGQHLWLNAMAAAAAALAVGVSAREIRQAIAAFAGVPHRLEPVTTVGGVEFVNDTAATAPAAAIAALRAFAGRGIVVISGGFDKKLPMEDVADELARSARHIVLLAGTVTPTLERLLAERAVHPAGAPASSMQEAVDRAASLAEPGDIVLLSPGCASFGLFRDEFHRGEEFRAAVQRLERDAQ